Within Acidobacteriota bacterium, the genomic segment AGTGCTCCTCGTGCTCTTCAGTACAAGCCAGAGTCCGTCGCCCGCGTCCAGGGCGAACGTCTCCTTGGCATCGACGATCAAGACAGCCCCCGTCACGACATTCGAGCCGGCAGACTGGAATCTGAGGCCTCTCTTCTTGAATTGGAGGCCGGCTATCGTGGGAACGACCACTTGAGTCGTACTCGTGCCTTTGAGCGGGATGAAGGTCAACACCGAGTCAGGGTCATTGCTGATTATTGATATCGAGCTCGTGAACACTCCAACCGTAGTCGGCGAGAATGTAACGGTCAGGGTTTTCTTCTCGCCTCCTTTCAACGTACCCGTTCCACTGCCGGTTACTGCAAACGGCGCGTTCGGCAAGAATATGGCGGTGATCGTGAGGTCAGCCTCACCGGTGTTTTTGAGCTCAAGCAGCACCGGCGTCCTGCCGGTACCGAAATCAATCAGACCAGGGTTGATGTCCAGGTTGGCTACGGCCGCCGCCGTGCCTATGCCGCTCAGACTAACCGTGCTAACCGGCGCATTCGGGTCGTTGCTCTGTATGGTGAAAGAACCGTTTGCGACCCCGGCGGATGTGGGCGCGAAGCGAACGCTCAGAGTCACGCTTCCTGTAGACGGGATAGTCAGCGGAAGCGCGGGCTTGTTGACAATTGAGAACGGACCTCCCGGGTCGCTGATGCCTGAGAGTATCAGGTTCGCGGCGCCGGCATTGGTGATGGTGATCGTCTTGGTATCCGATTGAGTCACACGCACCGACCCGAAGTCTATCGAAGTTGGCGCCACGACTATGACGGGGTTTGCCGGAATCGGATTCGCCGGTGTTTGGGCGAAGGCGATATTCGACGGATCGGAGGTCCCGAAATTGTTAAAGGCCGACACCCGATAGAAGAAGAATGTGTTCTCGAAAACGGTAGTGTCGCTAAAGGTGGTAACGTTCGTGCCGACGATGGCGATCTCGCTAAAGCTGAATCCGTCCAGGCTGCGTTCAACGCGAAATCCACCTTCATCCCCTGAGTTGTCCAGCCACGCCAAATCGATTTGAGTTGCAGAAACCGCGGTGGCCGTAAGATCGCTCGGCGCAACAGGCGAGCGCGGCATTGAGGGCTCAAGCGAAAGTGTGAAGTCGCCGGCATCGCCTCCAAACCCGTCGACGACTACGAAGTAGGTGGTGCCGGCATCCAGGCTGCGTCGAAGTATCTCCGGAGTGCCTGATCCACCCACATCTACGCCGAAGCACCCGGCGATCGTTGCGCAGTCTGTAGTGAGGTAGACGGACGCGTCGAAGCGCCCATTTGGGGTAACCGTAATGATGTAGAGCTGCGAATCACCGGGAGTGAATTGGAAAAGAATATCCGGGCCATGCGTCGATTGTGATGACGTAAAACAGGACGCCCCCGGATCCGAATCGTTTGAAGCGCCAAATGTACTGGCCGACACTGTGAAAGGTAATCGACTGGGATCGATCACGGCCGCGCTTCCGCAAGTGTCGTTGGCGGGAAGCCCTCTGCGGAGCGAGAAGTGGAAACCGGCAGCGTTGTTATCGTGTGTCGGAGTGTCAACCACTATGAAATAGCGAGTGCCGGCGGTCAACACCGGTGTCAAAAACTCGCCACGATCAAACCCCTTTGCGTTCGCACCCGCGACACAAGTGCCCAGCGGGTTCGCGCAGTTGGTCACGACATAGAGGCTCACGTCGAAAGAGGTCTTCTGCGTCGCTCCAATCGTGTAAGTATCGGTCACGGCCGGAGCGAAAGAGTAAACGACGTCGTTACCCGCTCCCAACGCGCAGCCGCCGGGCCCCGGATCGATATCATTGGCAGCGCTGGCAAGCGTCGACTCTTCTGCGAACGGCAGCGTGGCCGGATTGATAACAGTTGCCCCTGCGCATGTGTCCGCCGCGGTCGGAGCCATCGTCTGACCGTTATCCGCGCCTCCGGATGACCCTTTGGA encodes:
- a CDS encoding choice-of-anchor D domain-containing protein, which translates into the protein MKSKLVLARQSLRQRLPLAFSIVLLAIVTAADLTRSGQASSTQSKGSSGGADNGQTMAPTAADTCAGATVINPATLPFAEESTLASAANDIDPGPGGCALGAGNDVVYSFAPAVTDTYTIGATQKTSFDVSLYVVTNCANPLGTCVAGANAKGFDRGEFLTPVLTAGTRYFIVVDTPTHDNNAAGFHFSLRRGLPANDTCGSAAVIDPSRLPFTVSASTFGASNDSDPGASCFTSSQSTHGPDILFQFTPGDSQLYIITVTPNGRFDASVYLTTDCATIAGCFGVDVGGSGTPEILRRSLDAGTTYFVVVDGFGGDAGDFTLSLEPSMPRSPVAPSDLTATAVSATQIDLAWLDNSGDEGGFRVERSLDGFSFSEIAIVGTNVTTFSDTTVFENTFFFYRVSAFNNFGTSDPSNIAFAQTPANPIPANPVIVVAPTSIDFGSVRVTQSDTKTITITNAGAANLILSGISDPGGPFSIVNKPALPLTIPSTGSVTLSVRFAPTSAGVANGSFTIQSNDPNAPVSTVSLSGIGTAAAVANLDINPGLIDFGTGRTPVLLELKNTGEADLTITAIFLPNAPFAVTGSGTGTLKGGEKKTLTVTFSPTTVGVFTSSISIISNDPDSVLTFIPLKGTSTTQVVVPTIAGLQFKKRGLRFQSAGSNVVTGAVLIVDAKETFALDAGDGLWLVLKSTRSTPGSLRIIQIFTPGSTHSVVVKNPNGGTSAPVSISG